A portion of the Lolium rigidum isolate FL_2022 chromosome 1, APGP_CSIRO_Lrig_0.1, whole genome shotgun sequence genome contains these proteins:
- the LOC124677367 gene encoding probable inorganic phosphate transporter 1-9, which yields MSEFANKRTRGAFIAAVFSMQGFGILASSGVTMVVAAAFDRFTGHSAPLDTPEAADIAWRVILMAGAVPAGLTFYWRMAMPETARFTALVQHDVLKATNDIGRVLTDLDLNGLDEDEDAAAIPRTPASFRYALPASQYGLFSLAFLRQHGRNLFGCASTWFLLDIPYYSSTLFQSQIYRPWFPPASHQNVFREAYDVARFQAIIAVASTIPGYFAAVLLIDRVGRRWLQMAGFFLMAAFLFALAGPYDHYWRGNGKNAWYIVLYGLTFFSANLGPNTTTFILPAELFPARLRSTCHGISAAAGKVGALVGSVGFLWASQERDRGEVQAGYEPGIGMMYALVILGAISLLGLAVTYFFTPETMGRSLEENESSEREDDLQDGDGGMAMRLQELNLTPKSPASLVSSHVSSSPIHPHRFSV from the exons ATGTCGGAGTTCGCCAACAAGCGCACGCGCGGGGCGTTCATCGCCGCCGTCTTCTCCATGCAGGGGTTCGGGATACTGGCCAGCTCCGGGGTCaccatggtcgtcgccgccgcgtTTGATCGGTTCACCGGCCACTCGGCTCCGCTTGACACTCCGGAGGCCGCCGACATCGCCTGGCGTGTCATACTCATGGCCGGCGCCGTCCCCGCCGGCCTCACCTTCTACTGGAggatggctatgccggaaactgCCAG GTTTACGGCGCTGGTCCAGCACGACGTGCTCAAGGCGACCAACGACATCGGCCGTGTCCTTACCGACCTTGACCTGAACGGCCTAGACGAagacgaggacgcggcggcgatcCCCCGTACCCCGGCGTCCTTCCGGTACGCGCTGCCGGCGTCTCAGTACGGCCTCTTCTCCCTCGCATTCCTCCGGCAGCACGGCCGGAACCTGTTCGGGTGCGCGTCAACGTGGTTCCTGCTGGACATCCCCTACTACAGCAGCACGCTGTTCCAGTCCCAGATCTACCGGCCGTGGTTCCCGCCGGCGAGCCACCAGAACGTGTTCCGGGAGGCGTACGACGTGGCGAGGTTCCAGGCCATcatcgccgtcgcctccaccaTCCCGGGCTACTTCGCCGCCGTCCTGCTCATCGACCGCGTCGGCCGGCGCTGGCTGCAGATGGCCGGGTTCTTCCTCATGGCCGCCTTCCTCTTCGCGCTGGCGGGACCGTACGACCACTACTGGCGCGGCAACGGAAAGAACGCCTGGTACATCGTGCTCTacgggctcaccttcttctccgcgaACCTCGGGCCCAACACCACGACCTTCATCCTGCCGGCCGAGCTCTTCCCGGCGAGATTACGGTCGACGTGCCACGGGATATCGGCCGCCGCGGGGAAGGTCGGCGCGCTCGTCGGCTCCGTGGGGTTCCTGTGGGCGTCGCAGGAGCGGGACAGGGGGGAGGTGCAGGCCGGGTACGAGCCCGGGATAGGGATGATGTACGCGCTGGTCATTCTTGGAGCCATCAGTCTGCTCGGGCTCGCCGTCACGTACTTTTTCACGCCGGAGACGATGGGGCGGTCGCTGGAAGAGAATGAGAGCAGCGAGCGGGAAGATGACCTGCAGGATGGCGACGGcgggatggcgatgcggttgcagGAATTGAACCTGACGCCCAAGAGCCCGGCCTCCTTGGTGAGCTCGCACGTCAGCTCATCCCCTATCCATCCTCACCGCTTCTCGGTCTGA